The genome window TGCCGGCAGGGCCCGGGCCAGTTGCCGCATCGTCTGGTCGATGCGGTCCGCATCGTCGCTGTCCAGCACCTGCAGCACCTGCTGCCAGGACGCCTGCAACGCCGCCGGGTCGGGGGCCGCGTCGCTGGCGGAGGCCACGGGGGCCGCCAGCGACGCGGTGGCCTCGGCGAAGTGCCGCACTTCGGCGGCGGTGGCGGCCATCGCCGCCGCCAGCGCGACGATCTCCGCCTCGGCCTGCGCCGGTGTGCTGCTCAGGCGCTCCTCCAGCGCCGCGCTGGCGCCGCTCAGCGCCGGCAGCGCCAGCGATCCGGCCGACCCGCGCAGCTTGTGCACCAGCGAGATGGCCTCGGCGGGCCGCTGCTGCTCGAGCAGCAGGCGCACGTTTGCGGCCGGATCGGGATGCTCCTGCAGCAGCTTGAGCAGATAGCGCCGGTACGGATCGCGCTCGCCCCACAGGCGCAGCGCCTGCACGGTGTCGAGCAGGGCGGGGTCGCTGGCCGGCCAGTCGCCCGGCGGCAGCGCCGGTACCTGCGCGGCGAGTGGCAGCGCGGCCAGGCCGGGCGGCAGGAACTGGCGGATGATCGCGATCAGTTCCTCGACCTGGAACGGCTTGGCAATGAAGCCGTTCATGCCGCTGGTCAAGGCCAGCTCCTGCTGCTGGCGATAGGCGCCGGCGGTGAGCGCGATCACCGGCACCGCGGTCAGTTCCGGGTCGGCGCGCAGCTGGCGGGTGGCCTCGTAGCCGTCCATGGTCGGCATCTGCACGTCCATCAGCACCACGTGGAAGCGACCGGGGTCGCGACGCAGCCGCTGCAGCGCCTGCACGCCGTTCTGCGCGAGCTCGACCACCGCGCCTTCGCTTTCCAGGATGCGTTGCGCGACTTCGCGGTTGATGTCGCTGTCGTCCACCACCAGCAGCCGCGCCCCGGCCAGGCGCGCGCCGCCGTCGCCGGCCAGCGGCAGCGCGGGTGCCTCGCCGCGGCGGCGTGCCAGCAGCGCCGCGATGGTGCGCTGCAGCGCCGAGGCGGTGACCGGCTTGGTCATCACCGCGTCCACGTCGGCCACGCCGCCTTGCTGTTCCTCGAGCAGGCGCCGCTCGTAGGCGGTGACCATGACGATGATCGGCTGCCGGTCCGGCGCCGATTGCGCGCGGATGCGCTGGGCCACGCTCAGCCCGTCCAGGTCGGGCATGCGCCAGTCCAGCAGGATCACGTCGAACTCGGCGCGCTCGGGCGCGGCCGCGGCCAGCGCCGCGTTGCCGCCGGAGACCGCTTCCACCTGCCAGCCGAAGCCGTTGGCGATGTCGGCCAGGCTGCGCCGCACCAGGTCGTGGTCGTCGGCGATCAGCACCCGCCGCGCCTCCGCCGGCGCGGCGTCGGCATCCGGCGCGGGCGCCACCGCGAAGGCGATGACGAAGTAGAAATCGCTGCCCTGACCGGGCGCGCTCTGCACCTCCAGTTGCCCGCCCATCAGTTCCACCAGGCGCCGGCTGATGGTCAGGCCCAGGCCGCTGCCGCCGTAGCGACGGCTGGTGGAGGTGTCGGCCTGCAGGAACGGCGAGAAGATCAGGCTCTGCTTTTCGCGCGGGATGCCGATGCCGGTGTCGCGCACCGAGAACAGCAGCTTGAGCGTGCCCGATTCGGCGCCGGGGAAGGCGCGCACCGACAGCGCCACCTCGCCCTGTTCGGTGAACTTGATGGCGTTGCCGACCAGGTTGATCAGCACCTGGTTCAGGCGCAGCGCATCGCCGCGCAGCCAGCGGCAGCCCGGCGGCAGCGGCTCGACGATCATCTCCACCGGCTTGGCGCTGGTCGCGGAGGTCATCAGCGCGGCGATGTTCTCCAGCAGCTGGTTGAGGTCGAACGGCGCCGATTCCAGGTCGATGCGCCCGGACTCGATCTTGGAGAAGTCGAGGATGTCGTTGATGATCTCCAGCAGCGCGCGCGCCGACACTTCGATCTTCTGGATCATGTCCTGCGCCGCCTGCGACAGCTCGCTGTGCCGCAGCAGGTACAGCATGCCCAGGATCGCGTTCATCGGCGTGCGGATCTCGTGGCTCATGTTGGCCAGGAAATCGCTCTTGGACTGGTTGGCGGTTTCGGCCGCGTCGATCGCCAGGCGCAGCTCGCGCTCGTGGCGCTTCTGCTCGGTCAGGTCGACGGCGATGCCGAGATAGCCGATCACCCGCTCGTCGTCGTCGCGCAGCGTGCTCAGCGTGAGCAGTACCGGAAAGGCGTGGCCGTCCTTGCTCAGGTAGGTCCATTCGCGGGTGTCGCTGCGCCCCAGCGTGGACAGCGCCGCCACCGATTCGAACGCCGGTTGCACCGCCATGCCCGACTGCGCGGCCATGCGCTCGGCGCGCGCGCTCAGTTGTTCCGGGTCCAGGAACAGCCCGGTGGCCTTGCGTCCGATCAACTCGTGCGCGGCGTAGCCGAGCAGGGTCTCGGCGGCGGGATTGAACAGGGTGATGACGCCGTCCGGGTCGGTGGCGACGATCGCGTAGCCGGCATTGGCCAGGATCGCGCGCTGCAGCGCCGAATAGGTCACCAGTTCGTTGGTGCGCTCGGCCACCTGCTGTTCGAGCGTAGCGTTGAGTTCCAGCACCCGCGCCTGCGCGCGCACCCGTTCGGTGACGTCGTGCAGCAGGTGCGAATGGCCGAGGGGGTCGCCGCCCATCCCGACGATCGGCGAAACGCTGGCGAGCACGCTGACCGTGTGGCCGTCGCGGTGGCGCAACTCGCGCACGCCGTCGCCGCTGTCGACGGGAGCGTGGATCTGCGCGCCCAGCAGTTGCTGCAGCGGCTGGCCGATGGCCTGCTCCGGCGTATAGCCGAAGATGCGCATGGCCGCGGGGTTCCAGTGGGTCACCCGGCCGTGCAGGTCTTCGGCGACGATCGCCTCGCTGGTGCTGGCGACCAGGGCGGCCAGTTGGCTCTGTTCGCGCAGGATCGCGTCGCGGCGGCGCCGGCTGGTCAGGAACACGTACAGCAGCGCGGCGAGCAGCAACGCGATGCCGGCGGACAACCCGCCGGCCAGCAGCGGCGAGACCTGGTCGAGCGAGCGCACGAAGCCCGGCGTGGCTTGCGCGTCGAGCCGCCACTGGCGGCCGTAGACCTGCAAGGTGCGTTCGGCGGTCGGCCCGCCGGCCAGGATCGGCGTGGCGTCGTCGCGGTAGAACGGCTGTGCCGGGTTCTGGCTGTCGGCCAGGCGCAGGCGCAGCGCGTTGCTGTGGTCGTCGGAGGAGGCCAGCACCTCGGCGATGTTCAGCGGTGCGTAGGCCCAGCCGCTGGTGGCCTGCCAGCGTTGTTCCGGGGTCTGCAGCGGCAGGCCTTCGCGGTACACCGGCAACAGCAGCAGGAAACCGCCCTGGCCCAGTCCCGGTGCCTGTACCAGGCGGATCGGCGCGGTGATGGTGGGCACGCTTGAGCGCGCCGCGGCGATCGCCGCCGTCCGTCGCGCCGGTTCGGAGGCGATGTCGAAGCCTTCTGCGGACGCGTTGGACGGTGCCGGCTGGATGTAGACGATGACGAAGCGGTCGCCCTCGTGCGGGGCCAGCTCGCCGATCCGCAGCGACGGCGCGCCATCGGCGCGGGCCTGCTGCAGGAACGCCGCCTCGTCGGCGCGCGGTACCCGCTGGATGTAGCCGAAGCCACGTACGCCGGGGAATTCGCGCAGGTACTCGCGCGAGGCGCTGTAGCGGGCGAAGCGCTCGCGCGAGATGCGCTCGCCGCCGGCGGCGATCACCGCGCCGCGCGTGCCGCGCAGGCCGTGCTCGTACATGTCCAGGCGTTGCCGCAGATCGCTGGCCACGTGCGAGGCCAGTTGGTCGAAGCGCACCTGCGCCTGCGCGCGATTGCGTTGCTGCACGCCGCGCGCGATCAGCAGCGCGGCGATCAGGCCGATGGCCAGCACGGCCAGGGCGGCGAGCCGCGCCAACCGCACAGGGCCGGCGGCGGGTGTCCGGCGATGTTTCGACATGCTCCCCCTTCCTCTGGCACCGCGCGTTCGGCACGCGCATCGGCTTTCCCCTGACCGGTTGCGGGATGGCGTTCACAGCGGTGGCGCAGGTCCCGCAGGTCGTTCCGCAACGCTAGCGCGGGCGGCACGGCCGCGCCAGCCCTGCAGGCCGGACCGCCGAGGCGCATCTACACCTTGCAGCGTGGGTGGCACGGTGCGCCGTGGCGCGCGATGCGCGACACCGGCTGTCCGCGTCGCGTCGTGCGTCGGCGCCTGAGCGGCCATCGCGCAGCGCAGTGCATCCTTGCCAGGCACGCTCAGCCAAGCAGCGTGACGGCAGCGTGCAGCGCCAATCCGATCAGGCCGCCGACCAGGGTGCCGTTGAAGCGGATGTACTGCAGGTCGCGGCCCACGCTCAGTTCCAGTTGCTCGACCAGGTGGCGTTCGTCCCAGCCCTTCACGGTCTGCGCTATGTGCTCGGTGACGCCGCTGCGCAGGCGCTGGGTCAGCCGCTCGGCACCGCCGAGCAGGTGCTGGTTGAGCGCCTCGCGCAGGGCGGGATCCTGCGACAGCGACTGGCCGAGCGCGCCGAGGGCGCGCTGCAGGTGCTGCACCAGCGCGCCGTCCTGCCGCGACAGGTCTTCGCGCAGTGCAGCATGGATCTGGTCCCACAGACCCTGCACGTACTCCTGCACGCCGGGGTGCTCGATCAGCCGTTGCTTCAGCGCTTGCACCTTGGCCGCGGTGGCCGGGTCGGCGCGCAGCCGCTGCACGTAGCCGCCGAGCCAGCGCTCGTAGTCCTGGCGCAGGGGGTGCTGCGGCTGCGACAGCACGTCCTGCAGTTCCTCCAGCAGCGCGTGCGCCAACCGCTCGGCGAGGGTGTCGGCGATGCCTTCGACCGGCTTCACCCATTCCACGGTGCCGACCAGCTTGGGCCATTCGCGCCGCGCGTACTTGACGATCATCGCCGACACCCGCTGCTTGACCGCGGCATCGTCCAGGTGCCGGCCGAGCCGGGTCAGCGCTTCGTCGAGCAGCGCCTGGTGGCGGCCGTCGGCGGTGAGCAGGCCGAGGAGTTCGCCGGCGGTGGCGGCGGCGTCCCAGTCGCGCAGCCGCGCCACCACGAAGCCATGGATGCGGCGCCGTACCGCCGCCTCGTCCAGCAGGTCCAGCGCCTGCAGCGCCCAGCCGCGGGCGAGGTCGGCCAGCCGCGCCGACTGCGCCGGTTCGGCCAGCCACTGGCCCAGCCGCGCCGCGGGATCGAAGGCGCTGAGCTTGGCCAGCAACGCGCCCGGTTCCAGGAACTGATCGCGCACGAACACCGCCAGGCTGTCGGCGATGCGCGCCTTGCCGTGGGGGATGATCGCCGTGTGCGGAATCGGCAGGCCCAGCGGATGCCGGAACAGCGCCACCACCGCGAACCAGTCGGCCAGCGCACCGACCGTGGCCGCTTCGCAGAAGGCGCCGACCCAGGCCCACACGCCGTGCAGGCCCATCGCATGACTGAGCAGGAAGCCGCACAGCATCGCCAGCAGCAACAGGACCGCCAGCAGCTTCATCCGCCGCAGCTGCGCGCGGCGCGGATCCGGCGCCAGGTTGGGGGAGGAGGGCACGCTCATGCGGCCGAGTCTACGCAGTGCGCGGTGAGCGCGGTTGCATGGACACGGCAGCCCCGGCGGCGGGCCGTCCGTGGCGTCGGGCACGGTGCTACGGCCGCCCGTGGTCTTCGTCCGAACGTGTTGTCGCTGGCCCAGCACGTCCGAGGGCGGTGCGCGGCATCGGCCGCGCCCACCGGCGTGGATCAGCCCGGCAACTGCGCGCGCAGCGCCGCCACTTCCTCGCGCAGCGCCTGGTTCTCGGCTTCGAGTTCGGCCACGCGCCGGTGGAGCGCGGCGATTGCGTCGGCATCCGCGTCCGGTGCGGGGGCCGGTGCCGAGACGTCGCTGTCGGCGGCGTCCGCCGGTGCGGGCTTGGGCTTGCGCTTGGATTCGCGGGCGCGCTTGGCGGCCTGCTTCAGTTCGTCCTTGCCGGCCATGGCCGCGGCGCGCTGTTCCTCCTCGGGCAGGCTGGCCACCGCGGCGGCGGCATTGATCGAGATCGCGCCGGACTTGACCGCTTCCACCACCTCGGCGGCGGCCTGCTTCTGGATCTTCTCGATCTGCACCACCTGGCTGTTGCTGAGCCGCGCCACGCGCGCCAGTTCGGCGCGGCTCAGCGGCGCCGGCGCGTCGGCCCACGGCGGCGTCTCGGTGTCGTGGGCGGCCTCGGCGGCGGCATCCGCGGCGGCGACGTCGGCCGCGGGTGCTTCCGCGGCGGCCGCGCTGGCGCGCCGCTCGGCCAGGATCTCGCGCTTGCGCAGCGCCAGCACGCCGCGCTGGAAATCGGAGACGCTGCGCCGGCCCAGGTGCTGGTCGATCATCCACAGGTGCACGTCCTGCAGCGACTGGAAGCGGGTGTTCTGCACGGTCTGGAACGGCAGGCCGTGCTTCTGGCAGATGCCGTAGCGGTTGTGCCCGTCGACCAGGATGTCGCCCCACAGCACCAGCGCGTCGCGGCAGCCCTCGGCCAGCAGGCTGCGTTCCAGAGCGGCGTATTCGTCGGGGGTCAGCGGATCGATGTAGGCCTTGAGGTCTTCTTTGACGACGATGTTCATCAATGGGGCGGCACGGCGTGGCTCGGGGGGCGGCATTGTAGAGGCCGGGAATCGGGAGCGGGGAATCGGGAATGGCAACAGCATGTGCCGCGGACGCATCGCGCGGGCGGTCCGCGCATGCAGCGCTTTCCGATTCCCTATTCCCGTTTCCCCATTCCCGGCATCACCCCACCACCACCTCACTGATCTGCATCACCGGGCTCAGGTCGGTGTAGTTGGCGATGTCGGCGAGGATCTCCTGGGCGTGCGGGGCGAAGCCGGCCTGGAAGGCCTCTACCGAGTCGCTGAAGATGTGGCACATGCCGATGTAGGTCGGATCGCTGCCGGGGGTGCCGCCGGACAGGCCCCTGTCCACGGTGTAGCGGAGGCAGGCGGAGCCCATGCGTGCCTGCAGCAGCGGCATGTGCGTGTCGCGGTAGTAGGCGTGGTCGAAACGGGCGCCTGGCGTGTACGGATACATCACGCTGACCTTGATCATGGAGCGGCTCCTGGGGCGGCGGTGGACCCCGGCCGGGTGCCGGGGTGGCGCAAGGCTACACCCGGCCTCCGCTGGCGCGTGCTGCGTTGCGGCGGGTCGTGGGGCGTGCGCCGGGAATCGGGAGTGGGGAATCGGGAATGGCAAGAGCAAGAGCAAGCGATGCGGCTGACGGATTGCCCCATGCGCGCGCTGCAGTGCCTTTTCGACTCCCTATTCCCGATTCTCCATTCCCGGCTTCCCGGCCTCACAGGCAACCGTCAGCCCAGCGCGTCCAGCGGTCGCACGAAGTCCTGGCCCAGTGCCTGCGCCACCGCGCGGTGGGTGAGCCGGCCGGCGTGCACGTTGAGGCCGTTGCGCAGGTCCTGGTCGTCGCGCAGCGCCTGCAGGCCGTGTTCGGCCAGCAGCAGCACGAACGGCAGGGTGGCGTTGGTCAGGGCGAAGGTGGAGGTGCGGGCCACGCCGCCGGGCATGTTGGCCACGCAGTAATGGACGATGCCGTCGACCTCGTAGGTCGGCTGCTGATGCGTGGTGGCATGGCTGGTCTCGAAACAGCCGCCCTGGTCGATCGCCACGTCGACCAGCACCGAGCCGGGCCGCAGCAGCGCCAACTGCGCGCGCGACACCAGCTTGGGCGCGGCGGCGCCGGGGATCAGCACCGCGCCGATCACCAGGTCGGTCTGCGGCAGGCACCGCTCGATCGCGTCGCGGGTGGAGTACAGCGTGGTCAACTGCTGGCCGTACAGTTCGTCCAGGTACTTGAGCCGCTCCAGCGAGCGGTCCAGCACCGTCACCCGCGCGTGCAGGCCCATCGCCATGCGCGCGGCGTTGATGCCGACCACGCCGCCGCCGATCACCAGCACCTGCGCCGGGGTGACCCCGGGCACGCCGCCGAGCAGCACGCCGGAGCCTCCTTGCGCCTTCTCCAGCGCATGCGCGCCGGCCTGGATCGCCATGCGCCCGGCGACCTCGCTCATCGGCGCCAGCAGCGGCAGGCCGCCATGGCCGTCGGTGACGGTCTCGTAGGCGATGGCGGTGCAGCCGGAGCGCTGCAGCGCCGCGGCCTGCTGCGGATCCGGCGCCAGATGCAGATAAGTGAACAGCAGTTGCCCGGGGCGCAACATCGCGCATTCCTCCGGCTGCGGTTCCTTGACCTTGACGATCATCTCGGCCTGCGCGAACACGCTGGCCGCATCCTCGGCGATGCGCGCGCCGGCGCGTTCGTACTCGGTATCGGTCAGGCCGATGGCCTGGCCACCGCCGCGCTGCACCAGCACCTGGTGGCCGTGCAGCACCAGTTCGCGCACCCCGGACGGGGTCAGCCCGATCCGGTACTCATGGTTCTTGATCTCTTTCGGAACGCCGACCAGCATGAGCGGATCTCCAGGCAGACGCGGCGCGTGGGGAGCGC of Xanthomonas sacchari contains these proteins:
- a CDS encoding DUF445 domain-containing protein, encoding MKLLAVLLLLAMLCGFLLSHAMGLHGVWAWVGAFCEAATVGALADWFAVVALFRHPLGLPIPHTAIIPHGKARIADSLAVFVRDQFLEPGALLAKLSAFDPAARLGQWLAEPAQSARLADLARGWALQALDLLDEAAVRRRIHGFVVARLRDWDAAATAGELLGLLTADGRHQALLDEALTRLGRHLDDAAVKQRVSAMIVKYARREWPKLVGTVEWVKPVEGIADTLAERLAHALLEELQDVLSQPQHPLRQDYERWLGGYVQRLRADPATAAKVQALKQRLIEHPGVQEYVQGLWDQIHAALREDLSRQDGALVQHLQRALGALGQSLSQDPALREALNQHLLGGAERLTQRLRSGVTEHIAQTVKGWDERHLVEQLELSVGRDLQYIRFNGTLVGGLIGLALHAAVTLLG
- a CDS encoding EthD family reductase — its product is MIKVSVMYPYTPGARFDHAYYRDTHMPLLQARMGSACLRYTVDRGLSGGTPGSDPTYIGMCHIFSDSVEAFQAGFAPHAQEILADIANYTDLSPVMQISEVVVG
- the ald gene encoding alanine dehydrogenase, which produces MLVGVPKEIKNHEYRIGLTPSGVRELVLHGHQVLVQRGGGQAIGLTDTEYERAGARIAEDAASVFAQAEMIVKVKEPQPEECAMLRPGQLLFTYLHLAPDPQQAAALQRSGCTAIAYETVTDGHGGLPLLAPMSEVAGRMAIQAGAHALEKAQGGSGVLLGGVPGVTPAQVLVIGGGVVGINAARMAMGLHARVTVLDRSLERLKYLDELYGQQLTTLYSTRDAIERCLPQTDLVIGAVLIPGAAAPKLVSRAQLALLRPGSVLVDVAIDQGGCFETSHATTHQQPTYEVDGIVHYCVANMPGGVARTSTFALTNATLPFVLLLAEHGLQALRDDQDLRNGLNVHAGRLTHRAVAQALGQDFVRPLDALG
- a CDS encoding plasmid replication/partition related protein; the encoded protein is MNIVVKEDLKAYIDPLTPDEYAALERSLLAEGCRDALVLWGDILVDGHNRYGICQKHGLPFQTVQNTRFQSLQDVHLWMIDQHLGRRSVSDFQRGVLALRKREILAERRASAAAAEAPAADVAAADAAAEAAHDTETPPWADAPAPLSRAELARVARLSNSQVVQIEKIQKQAAAEVVEAVKSGAISINAAAAVASLPEEEQRAAAMAGKDELKQAAKRARESKRKPKPAPADAADSDVSAPAPAPDADADAIAALHRRVAELEAENQALREEVAALRAQLPG
- a CDS encoding CHASE domain-containing hybrid sensor histidine kinase/response regulator — its product is MSKHRRTPAAGPVRLARLAALAVLAIGLIAALLIARGVQQRNRAQAQVRFDQLASHVASDLRQRLDMYEHGLRGTRGAVIAAGGERISRERFARYSASREYLREFPGVRGFGYIQRVPRADEAAFLQQARADGAPSLRIGELAPHEGDRFVIVYIQPAPSNASAEGFDIASEPARRTAAIAAARSSVPTITAPIRLVQAPGLGQGGFLLLLPVYREGLPLQTPEQRWQATSGWAYAPLNIAEVLASSDDHSNALRLRLADSQNPAQPFYRDDATPILAGGPTAERTLQVYGRQWRLDAQATPGFVRSLDQVSPLLAGGLSAGIALLLAALLYVFLTSRRRRDAILREQSQLAALVASTSEAIVAEDLHGRVTHWNPAAMRIFGYTPEQAIGQPLQQLLGAQIHAPVDSGDGVRELRHRDGHTVSVLASVSPIVGMGGDPLGHSHLLHDVTERVRAQARVLELNATLEQQVAERTNELVTYSALQRAILANAGYAIVATDPDGVITLFNPAAETLLGYAAHELIGRKATGLFLDPEQLSARAERMAAQSGMAVQPAFESVAALSTLGRSDTREWTYLSKDGHAFPVLLTLSTLRDDDERVIGYLGIAVDLTEQKRHERELRLAIDAAETANQSKSDFLANMSHEIRTPMNAILGMLYLLRHSELSQAAQDMIQKIEVSARALLEIINDILDFSKIESGRIDLESAPFDLNQLLENIAALMTSATSAKPVEMIVEPLPPGCRWLRGDALRLNQVLINLVGNAIKFTEQGEVALSVRAFPGAESGTLKLLFSVRDTGIGIPREKQSLIFSPFLQADTSTSRRYGGSGLGLTISRRLVELMGGQLEVQSAPGQGSDFYFVIAFAVAPAPDADAAPAEARRVLIADDHDLVRRSLADIANGFGWQVEAVSGGNAALAAAAPERAEFDVILLDWRMPDLDGLSVAQRIRAQSAPDRQPIIVMVTAYERRLLEEQQGGVADVDAVMTKPVTASALQRTIAALLARRRGEAPALPLAGDGGARLAGARLLVVDDSDINREVAQRILESEGAVVELAQNGVQALQRLRRDPGRFHVVLMDVQMPTMDGYEATRQLRADPELTAVPVIALTAGAYRQQQELALTSGMNGFIAKPFQVEELIAIIRQFLPPGLAALPLAAQVPALPPGDWPASDPALLDTVQALRLWGERDPYRRYLLKLLQEHPDPAANVRLLLEQQRPAEAISLVHKLRGSAGSLALPALSGASAALEERLSSTPAQAEAEIVALAAAMAATAAEVRHFAEATASLAAPVASASDAAPDPAALQASWQQVLQVLDSDDADRIDQTMRQLARALPAAQATELQRLLENFSFREAEAKVRRWLADAGV